A region from the Candidatus Electrothrix scaldis genome encodes:
- a CDS encoding right-handed parallel beta-helix repeat-containing protein — MISNKQKLLASTTSYCFTTLFVLLLASVAAAKIIYVPNDYPSLSAAIQAAQEKDTIRVAQGKYLERVSLRPGIILEGSWDSNFTKRDLAASPSILGGSSMGGFSVLGANNTVIDGFVITGGKAPLIAPDAPIGPGIFASGITITIKNNLIMANNAAGIFLHTCNAKVISNIIIDNGQAGIFLEKNTSALIQGNKISQNLAAGIRVGDNVLSAINVSNNVLDNNKRAGINAAWATGIIRNNIVYENGHAGIRAAVSPMLIANNTVTKNVLAGISIGEPPLDGTSGGNKEETKTPEIKNNIITHNGEAGIYSNGSGYSHNLLFANNKVNGFHPDFLWYTRLQFGGYEDIVSLEKSKHILADPLFVDPAQHDYHLRPGSPAIDSGDPDVTFNDKNFGPSLGADINDMGAYGGPFTIAEARPVNLAPVADIELPKNPLYAGDKITLNGEVSTDPNGDELSYTWYMLDKPVGSKANLSANSKSKTKLACDKGGTYRIRLDVTDRWGFKSSPKTITLRVDPNKPPTAKISKQMEPVNVGDTVKLSTYDKKKQNGDELKFFWSFSKKPPASKASIVDASAAKPTFVMDTPGCYTVQLRVYNGKKYSEAATSHICSRQSRFAGQRIVPDEYPTIQSALDTAEPNDQIIVKAGTYKEKIIVDKAVDLIGVGWPVIDGGGEDNNDATVFICYLDNTSTGKMEGFVVTGGGSGIFGHGLQILNSSPEIFNNRIRGNKHVGIGIHGHKRFTEKTRIHNNFIYDNAIGVSHGLGTYGQVYDNTIYNNKVTGIGVRGLSKPTLRGNKIYDNYVGIGVREEAYPQIENNEIRNNIVGIAINPGAANAVYAEEENRIKIRNNSVYSNEQCGIFISSLHRNGIVTQGNVIRDNNTSATPRNRSGGAVVGYPHESLSDIFLHNNDIRGNNGKNIQQFKAIASSYGEIGDSKNRRPF, encoded by the coding sequence GCAACTTCACCAAACGCGACCTCGCAGCCTCCCCTTCCATATTAGGCGGAAGCTCTATGGGTGGTTTCTCTGTCTTGGGTGCGAATAACACAGTCATAGACGGCTTTGTTATCACCGGTGGCAAGGCCCCGCTTATCGCCCCGGATGCCCCGATAGGTCCAGGTATCTTTGCCAGCGGCATTACCATTACCATAAAGAACAACCTTATCATGGCGAATAACGCCGCAGGCATATTTCTCCATACCTGCAATGCCAAGGTAATCAGCAATATCATTATAGACAACGGCCAGGCTGGCATTTTCCTGGAGAAAAACACCTCAGCGCTCATCCAGGGCAATAAAATCTCCCAGAATCTTGCTGCGGGCATCAGGGTCGGCGATAACGTGCTCTCTGCAATCAATGTATCTAATAATGTCCTGGATAATAATAAACGGGCAGGCATCAATGCAGCCTGGGCAACTGGCATCATCCGTAATAACATAGTCTACGAAAACGGCCATGCCGGTATACGCGCTGCGGTCAGCCCTATGCTCATTGCTAATAATACGGTGACCAAGAACGTACTTGCCGGTATTTCCATTGGCGAGCCCCCTCTGGACGGAACTTCGGGCGGCAACAAAGAAGAGACAAAGACCCCGGAAATAAAGAATAATATCATCACCCATAACGGCGAGGCAGGTATTTACTCCAACGGCTCCGGGTATTCCCATAACCTCCTCTTTGCCAATAACAAGGTCAATGGCTTCCACCCGGATTTCCTCTGGTATACCCGCCTCCAATTCGGGGGCTACGAGGATATCGTCAGCCTGGAAAAGAGTAAACATATCCTGGCGGATCCCCTCTTTGTCGATCCGGCCCAGCACGACTACCATCTGCGACCCGGCTCACCGGCCATAGACAGTGGCGACCCGGATGTCACCTTTAACGACAAGAACTTCGGTCCCTCCCTGGGGGCAGACATAAATGATATGGGTGCCTATGGCGGACCTTTTACCATTGCAGAGGCACGGCCTGTTAATCTTGCCCCGGTAGCGGATATTGAGCTGCCCAAGAATCCTCTCTATGCAGGCGATAAAATCACCCTGAACGGAGAAGTCAGCACAGACCCCAATGGTGACGAATTATCCTACACCTGGTATATGCTGGATAAACCAGTGGGAAGCAAGGCAAACCTCTCGGCAAACAGCAAGTCCAAGACCAAGCTGGCCTGCGACAAAGGCGGCACCTATAGAATTCGCCTGGATGTTACTGATCGCTGGGGATTTAAAAGCAGCCCCAAAACCATTACCCTGCGAGTTGATCCCAACAAGCCGCCCACAGCAAAAATAAGCAAACAGATGGAACCGGTAAACGTCGGTGATACCGTCAAACTCTCTACCTATGATAAGAAGAAACAGAACGGCGACGAGCTGAAATTCTTCTGGAGCTTCAGCAAAAAGCCTCCAGCGAGCAAGGCAAGCATCGTTGACGCCTCTGCCGCAAAGCCGACCTTTGTCATGGATACCCCTGGTTGCTATACCGTGCAGTTGCGGGTGTATAACGGCAAGAAATACAGCGAAGCAGCAACATCTCATATCTGCTCCCGACAGAGCCGCTTTGCTGGACAACGAATCGTCCCGGACGAATATCCAACCATACAGAGTGCCCTGGATACAGCGGAGCCCAACGACCAGATCATCGTGAAGGCCGGGACCTACAAAGAAAAGATCATCGTTGATAAGGCGGTCGATCTTATCGGGGTGGGCTGGCCAGTGATTGACGGTGGTGGCGAAGATAATAACGACGCAACAGTCTTTATCTGTTATCTGGACAATACCAGCACCGGCAAGATGGAAGGCTTTGTTGTCACGGGCGGAGGCTCAGGGATCTTCGGGCATGGCCTGCAAATCCTCAACTCCAGCCCGGAGATCTTTAACAACCGAATTCGCGGCAATAAGCATGTGGGCATCGGTATTCACGGTCATAAGCGCTTTACAGAAAAGACCAGGATCCACAATAACTTTATCTATGACAATGCCATCGGGGTGAGTCATGGCCTCGGCACCTATGGTCAGGTCTACGATAACACCATCTATAATAATAAGGTCACCGGCATCGGGGTGCGCGGTCTCTCCAAACCGACCCTCAGGGGAAATAAGATCTACGATAATTACGTCGGCATAGGGGTTCGGGAAGAGGCCTACCCGCAGATTGAGAACAACGAGATCCGAAACAACATTGTTGGCATAGCCATTAATCCTGGAGCTGCAAATGCGGTCTATGCTGAAGAGGAAAACAGGATTAAGATCAGAAATAATTCCGTCTACAGCAACGAACAATGCGGTATTTTTATCTCCTCGCTCCATAGGAACGGGATTGTCACCCAGGGCAATGTCATCAGAGATAACAACACCTCGGCCACACCGCGTAACAGAAGCGGCGGTGCGGTTGTGGGCTATCCCCACGAAAGCCTCTCGGATATCTTCTTGCATAATAACGATATACGGGGGAATAACGGCAAGAACATCCAGCAATTCAAGGCTATCGCGAGCTCTTATGGTGAGATCGGCGATTCCAAGAATCGCAGACCGTTTTAG